One genomic region from Rosa rugosa chromosome 1, drRosRugo1.1, whole genome shotgun sequence encodes:
- the LOC133713593 gene encoding threonine synthase 1, chloroplastic-like has product MASSSLLHPSLSSLSPKRTVLYPTPDPKRSLSVTCTSSTFDPTSAAANNNSPPAQPPPLRTRAADENIRDEARRHRPTPHNFSAKYVPFNSVAGAASPESYSLDEIVYRSRSGGLLDVQHDMDALAKFDGAYWRRLFDSRVGRTTWPYGSGVWSKKEWVLPEIDDDDIVSAFEGNSNLFWAERFGKQFLGMNDLWVKHCGISHTGSFKDLGMTVLISQVNRLRKLKRPVVGVGCASTGDTSAALSAYCASAGIPSIVFLPANKISMAQLVQPIANGAFVLSIDTDFDGCMKLIREVTAELPIYLANSLNSLRLEGQKTAAIEILQQFDWEVPDWVIVPGGNLGNIYAFYKGFKMCQELGLVDRVPRLVCAQAANANPLYLYYKSGWKDFKAVRANTTFASAIQIGDPVSIDRAVYALKNSDGIVEEATEEELMDAMAQADSTGMFICPHTGVALTALNKLRKSGVIGAGDRTVVVSTAHGLKFTQSKVDYHSKAIPEMACRFANPPTEVKAEFGAVMDVLQEFLKSKKSK; this is encoded by the coding sequence atGGCTTCCTCTTCCTTACTCCacccttctctctcctccctctccccAAAACGCACCGTTTTATACCCAACGCCGGACCCCAAACGCTCACTCTCCGTAACCTGCACCTCCTCCACATTCGATCCCACCTCCGCCGCCGCCAACAACAACTCCCCTCCAGCTCAGCCGCCGCCTCTCCGTACCCGCGCCGCCGATGAGAACATTCGCGACGAGGCCCGGCGCCACCGCCCCACACCACACAACTTCTCAGCCAAGTACGTCCCCTTCAACTCGGTCGCCGGGGCCGCCTCGCCGGAGTCGTACTCGCTCGACGAGATCGTCTACCGCAGCCGGTCCGGCGGGCTGCTCGACGTCCAGCACGACATGGACGCCCTCGCCAAGTTCGACGGCGCGTACTGGCGCCGCCTGTTCGACTCGCGCGTCGGCCGCACCACCTGGCCCTACGGCTCCGGCGTCTGGAGCAAGAAGGAGTGGGTCCTCCCGGAGATCGACGACGACGACATCGTCAGCGCCTTCGAGGGAAACTCGAACCTGTTCTGGGCCGAGCGCTTCGGCAAGCAGTTCCTGGGCATGAACGATCTCTGGGTCAAGCACTGCGGGATTTCCCACACCGGAAGCTTCAAAGACCTAGGCATGACCGTCCTCATCAGCCAGGTCAATCGTCTCCGCAAGCTCAAACGACCTGTCGTCGGAGTCGGCTGCGCCTCCACAGGCGACACGTCGGCGGCTCTATCCGCCTACTGCGCCTCCGCGGGCATCCCGTCTATTGTGTTTCTTCCGGCGAATAAGATCTCCATGGCGCAATTGGTCCAGCCGATTGCGAACGGGGCTTTCGTGCTGAGCATTGACACTGACTTCGACGGCTGTATGAAGCTGATTAGGGAAGTCACGGCGGAATTGCCGATTTACTTGGCCAATTCGCTCAACAGTTTGAGGCTGGAGGGGCAGAAGACGGCGGCGATTGAGATATTGCAGCAGTTTGATTGGGAAGTTCCGGATTGGGTCATTGTTCCGGGTGGGAATTTGGGGAATATATATGCGTTTTACAAGGGGTTTAAAATGTGCCAGGAATTGGGGCTGGTGGATAGGGTTCCGAGGCTTGTTTGTGCTCAGGCGGCCAATGCCAACCCGCTTTACTTGTATTACAAGTCAGGGTGGAAGGATTTCAAGGCGGTGAGGGCGAACACCACGTTTGCTTCGGCTATACAGATTGGTGACCCTGTTTCGATTGATAGAGCTGTGTATGCTCTCAAGAATAGCGATGGGATTGTGGAGGAAGCTACTGAGGAGGAGCTGATGGATGCAATGGCGCAAGCTGATTCTACTGGGATGTTTATATGCCCTCACACAGGGGTGGCTCTAACGGCATTGAATAAGCTTAGGAAGAGCGGGGTTATTGGGGCTGGTGATCGGACCGTGGTGGTCAGCACTGCTCATGGTTTGAAGTTTACACAGTCTAAGGTTGATTATCACTCCAAGGCCATACCGGAGATGGCTTGCCGGTTTGCCAATCCACCCACGGAGGTCAAGGCGGAGTTTGGGGCAGTCATGGATGTTCTTCAGGAGTTTTTGAAGTCTAAGAAGTCGAAATGA
- the LOC133727095 gene encoding glycerophosphocholine acyltransferase 1, whose protein sequence is MSNCDEPMEEYAEPVEETNGHSFYRVKQRLKDRSKKVAQTKEILSKQAVQTKEILSKQAVKIAKQAEEHEKFINKVTHLVGVLGFGAFCFLLGARPQDTRYVYCLFYFIFVPLRWIYYRYKKWHYYLLDFCYYANTIFLVDLLLYPRNEKFFMVCFSFAEGPLAWALIVWRCSLVFSSLDKLVSVLIHLLPGLVFFTIRWWDPATFAAMHPEGSSARASWPYVESKTYLWTWLFVVPLVAYSLWQLLYFLIVNVLRRQRLLRDPEVMTSYRELSKKAQKANNLWWRLSGLLGDQNRLFMYIVLQAIFTVATMALTVPIFLSYELHVGFQILKVSASVWNGGSFLLEVMPRQVILKEKKKKAEVQPTETQVDQILEVQPIQTQLDQSLNHDAAANNSVEIVEASQT, encoded by the exons ATGTCTAATTGCGACGAACCCATGGAGGAGTACGCGGAGCCCGTCGAAGAAACTAATGGTCATTCGTTTTACAGAGTGAAACAACGGTTAAAAGATCGATCTAAG AAAGTGGCGCAAACGAAAGAGATTTTGTCTAAGCAAGCGGTTCAGACCAAGGAGATCCTGTCAAAACAGGCTGTGAAGATCGCTAAACAAGCTGAAGAACATGAAAAGTTCATCAATAAG GTGACGCATCTTGTTGGGGTGCTTGGGTTTGGTGCCTTTTGCTTTCTGTTAGGAGCCA GACCTCAAGATACTCGATATGTATATTGTTTGTTCTATTTCATCTTCGTTCCTCTTCGCTGGATATACTATCGGTACAAGAAATGGCATTACTACCTCTTG GACTTCTGCTACTACGCCAATACGATCTTTTTGGTTGACCTTCTTCTATatccaaggaatgaaaagttttTCATGGTTTGTTTCTCATTTGCTGAG GGGCCATTAGCATGGGCACTGATTGTTTGGCGTTGTAGCTTGGTTTTTAGTTCACTTGACAAATTAGTCAGTGTCCTGATACATCTTTTACCTG GGTTGGTTTTCTTCACTATTCGATGGTGGGATCCAGCAACATTTGCAGCCATGCATCCTGAAGGATCTTCTGCCAGAGCTTCTTGGCCTTATGTAGAAAGCAAAACTTATCTGTGGACATGGTTGTTTGTGGTGCCCCTGGTCGCATACTCCCTCTGGCAGCTTTTGTATTTTCTCATTGTCAACGTTTTACGCCGACAAAGGCTGTTAAGGGATCCTGAAGTGATGACTTCTTACAG AGAACTCTCGAAGAAGGCACAAAAGGCAAACAATTTGTGGTGGCGCTTAAGCGGTTTGCTTGGGGATCAAAATCGATTGTTTATGTACATTGTGCTCCAAGCCATATTTACTGTGGCTACCATGGCACTCACAGTCCCTATCTTCTTGTCGTATGAATTACATGTAGGTTTCCAGATCCTCAAGGTCTCTGCATCTGTTTGGAATGGAGGAAGCTTTTTACTTGAGGTAATGCCTAGACAAGTGATTctcaaggagaagaagaagaaagcagaaGTACAACCAACAGAAACACAGGTAGACCAAATTTTAGAAGTGCAGCCAATACAAACGCAGCTAGATCAATCCTTAAACCATGACGCAGCTGCCAACAATTCTGTTGAAATTGTTGAGGCTTCCCAAACTTGA